The following proteins are co-located in the Enoplosus armatus isolate fEnoArm2 chromosome 8, fEnoArm2.hap1, whole genome shotgun sequence genome:
- the LOC139289153 gene encoding twist-related protein 2-like has protein sequence MREEEQSTDDHPEGGVVSSEEKTGRPPSNACPVVVATPGVTGRKRQTGTHHVTTVTPATLTDDGKVKPGDDIQIYTLTGPKRLKRSPQHRPPSSDPSLSPVPGPSPGGLSALEDPHGQRVIANIRERQRTQSLNEAFASLRKIIPTLPSDKLSKIQTLKLASRYIDFLYQVLQSDEMDTKLAGCNYLAHERLSYAFSVWRMEGAWSTMSAGH, from the coding sequence atgagagaggaggagcagtcCACTGATGACCACCCTGAGGGAGGGGTGGTTTCCAGCGAGGAAAAAACGGGAAGACCACCTTCTAACGCCTGTCCTGTCGTCGTAGCGACGCCGGGAGTCACTGGGCGTAAACGGCAGACAGGCACACATCACGTTACCACAGTTACCCCCGCCACACTGACAGACGATGGCAAGGTGAAGCCAGGGGATGACATACAGATCTACACCCTGACTGGACCCAAAAGACTCAAGAGGAGCCCTCAACACCGACCGCCTTCCTCAGACCCGTCCCTTTCGCCCGTCCCCGGTCCTAGTCCCGGAGGTCTCTCAGCCCTCGAGGACCCACATGGCCAGCGGGTGATCGCCAACATCCGGGAGCGCCAGCGGACGCAGTCTTTGAACGAAGCCTTCGCCTCGTTGCGTAAGATAATCCCGACGCTCCCCTCGGACAAACTGAGCAAGATTCAGACCCTGAAGTTGGCGTCGCGCTACATTGACTTTCTGTACCAGGTTCTGCAGAGCGACGAGATGGACACGAAGCTGGCTGGATGCAACTACCTGGCCCACGAGAGACTGAGCTACGCCTTCTCTGtctggaggatggagggggcCTGGTCGACCATGTCTGCTGGTCACTAG